One Choristoneura fumiferana chromosome 25, NRCan_CFum_1, whole genome shotgun sequence genomic region harbors:
- the LOC141442134 gene encoding probable sodium/potassium/calcium exchanger CG1090: MAVSNAVGSNVFDILVCLGLPWFIQTAIIQPGSQVNVISKGLVYSTFSLFSTVVFLVVATHANGWKLDRKYGVVLMIWYLLFITFASLYELNIFGNFNPPDCISAY; this comes from the exons ATGGCGGTGTCCAACGCTGTGGGATCCAACGTGTTCGACATCTTGGTGTGCCTCGGGCTGCCGTGGTTCATCCAGACCGCCATCATCCAACCCGGCTCGCAAGTCAACGTCATCAGCAAAG GGCTGGTGTACTCGACGTTCTCTCTGTTCTCGACGGTGGTGTTCCTGGTGGTGGCGACGCACGCCAACGGCTGGAAGCTGGACCGCAAGTACGGCGTGGTGCTGATGATTTGGTACCTCCTCTTCATCACCTTCGCCAGCCTCTACGAGCTTAACATCTTCGGCAACTTCAACCCGCCTGACTGCATCTCCGCCTATTAA